From a single Lolium rigidum isolate FL_2022 chromosome 7, APGP_CSIRO_Lrig_0.1, whole genome shotgun sequence genomic region:
- the LOC124678063 gene encoding U11/U12 small nuclear ribonucleoprotein 25 kDa protein-like has translation MDSEGASKLEEVAAYQSSEAKQARLQSMLAALLDDPILADVPRKPSLGDVDTLINLELGSAMRVTVVKLDSTQFDVVVLNTATVKDLKLAVRKKITEIEQGQMGHRHISWKHIWENYCLTHQSEKLIDENSVLSSQGVRNNSKVCFSPHVMSRVHQKHSRRRKHRFFHGLSRKM, from the exons atggACTCGGAAGGAGCGTCGAAACTCGAGGAGGTCGCCGCGTACCAGAGCAGCGAGGCGAAGCAGGCGAGGCTGCAGTCGATGCTCGCCGCGCTGCTCGACGACCCCATACTCGCGGACGTCCCGAGGAAGCCGTCGCTGGGGGACGTGGACACGCTCATCAACCTCGAGCTCGGCAGCGCCATGCGAGTCACCGTCGTCAAGTTGGACAGCACCCAGTTCG ATGTCGTGGTGCTGAACACTGCTACGGTGAAGGATTTGAAGCTGGCTGTCAGGAAGAAGATAACTGAGATAGAGCAAGGCCAGATGGGCCATCGTCATATCTCATG GAAGCATATTTGGGAGAACTACTGTCTGACACATCAGAGTGAGAAGTTGATAGATGAAAATTCTGTACTTTCTTCTCAGGGCGTTCGTAATAACTCAAAG GTTTGTTTCTCACCGCACGTCATGTCCAGAGTTCATCAGAAGCATTCTAGGAGAAGAAAACACCGTTTCTTCCATGGTCTTAGCAGGAAAATGTGA
- the LOC124672517 gene encoding PHD finger-like domain-containing protein 5A, which produces MAKHHPDLIMCRKQPGIAIGRLCEKCDGKCVVCDSYVRPCTLVRVCDECNYGSFQGRCVICGGVGISDAYYCKECTQQEKDRDGCPKIVNLGSAKTDLFYERKKYGFKKR; this is translated from the coding sequence ATGGCGAAACATCACCCCGATCTCATCATGTGCCGGAAGCAGCCCGGCATCGCGATCGGCCGCTTGTGTGAGAAGTGCGACGGCAAGTGCGTCGTCTGCGACTCGTACGTGCGCCCGTGCACGCTCGTCCGCGTCTGCGACGAGTGCAACTACGGCTCGTTCCAGGGAAGGTGCGTCATCTGCGGAGGGGTCGGGATCTCAGACGCCTACTACTGCAAGGAGTGCACGCAGCAGGAGAAGGACCGAGACGGATGCCCCAAGATTGTGAACCTCGGGAGCGCCAAGACCGACCTCTTCTACGAGCGTAAGAAGTATGGTTTTAAGAAGAGATGA
- the LOC124672516 gene encoding zinc finger CCCH domain-containing protein 30-like, whose translation MGSRRQRRVSWAAAPNLCKVRLFISEDSPSQAGLRPQDNLQAKGSCFMHAAGSSSDDSLPPGFESPQPTNDLKIDISQIPLIRWKFPSHILLDPDWHVASGEESKEIAIQNERMFGALEAMYPRASNIPPNPFVSPDVKDSRYDDSQTLSVPLIPVEDDDASDQPEAPLLDMPNNHHQSGEYDPERINVPQISHTLISAAQQQHYGSNGATSYDLSVEPDVLAAASAAFTAIMQSNQKGNMVDQDLLVKILSDPAQVERLTQEYNQIRHQQSRSSSVVAPVPPGPPPQKTVSASAPFSDHMTTFHNTNCTLPPPRMAVSAPVSASASFSDHMTTFQNTNSMHPPPRMALPPPMAPAPMMNRPPQGFPPVAMNRPLGSSPAMNSMNFLPGSSPAMNSMNLPPGPTPAMNSMNLARGPSPAMNAMSLPPSSNSAMNAMNIPPGSSPAMNLPPGSSQAMNFSSAPARGIPYYKTLIHQHGGERQEPPEQQRLQYGMYHQPAPPQTDAMNGASMVNRDTKLRPMKLCAYFNGPRGCRNGANCTFLHDTSARQDDSKGSKRIKLDSRIAGRN comes from the exons ATGGGGTCGAGGCGGCAGAGGCGCGTCTCGTGGGCCGCCGCACCCAACCTCTGCAAG GTAAGGCTTTTTATATCCGAGGATTCCCCATCTCAAGCTGGATTAAGACCACAAGACAATCTCCAAGCAAAAGGCTCATGTTTTATGCATGCAGCTGGATCGAGTTCAGATGATTCCCTGCCTCCAGGCTTTGAGTCACCACAGCCAACCAATGACCTTAAAATTGACATATCTCAGATTCCCCTTATTAGGTGGAAATTCCCGTCACAT ATATTATTAGACCCAGATTGGCACGTTGCCTCTGGAGAAGAAAGCAAGGAGATAGCTATACAAAATGAAAGAATGTTTGGAGCTCTTGAGGCTATGTATCCACGTGCATCGAACATTCCTCCAAA CCCCTTTGTTTCCCCTGATGTGAAAGACTCTCGTTATGATGATTCCCAAACCCTATCGGTTCCTTTGATCCCTGTTGAAGATGATGATGCTTCAGATCAGCCAGAAGCACCATTGCTCGATATGCCAAACAATCACCATCAGTCAGGAGAGTATGACCCTGAGAGAATCAATGTGCCACAAATTTCACATACTTTAATTAGTGCTGCACAACAGCAGCACTATGGATCCAATGGTGCAACAAGTTATGATCTCTCTGTGGAGCCTGATGTGTTGGCTGCAGCCTCTGCTGCATTCACTGCAATAATGCAAAGCAACCAAAAGGGAAATATGGTTGACCAAGATCTACTTGTCAAAATACTAAGTGATCCTGCACAAGTTGAGAGGTTAACGCAAGAATATAACCAAATTAGACATCAACAATCTAGAAGTAGTTCTGTTGTTGCCCCAGTGCCACCAGGTCCACCACCCCAAAAGACAGTGAGTGCTTCCGCCCCATTTTCAGATCACATGACAACCTTCCATAACACAAATTGTACACTCCCTCCACCACGAATGGCAGTGAGTGCTCCAGTGAGTGCTTCTGCCTCTTTTTCAGATCATATGACAACCTTCCAGAACACAAATTCTATGCACCCCCCACCTCGAATGGCCCTTCCACCACCAATGGCTCCAGCGCCAATGATGAATAGACCACCTCAAGGATTTCCTCCGGTTGCCATGAATCGTCCACTAGGTTCAAGTCCCGCTATGAATTCCATGAATTTTCTACCAGGTTCTAGCCCGGCTATGAATTCCATGAATCTTCCCCCAGGTCCTACTCCGGCTATGAATTCCATGAATCTTGCACGAGGTCCTAGTCCGGCTATGAATGCCATGAGTCTTCCACCAAGTTCAAATTCAGCTATGAATGCCATGAATATTCCCCCAGGATCAAGTCCAGCTATGAATCTTCCACCAGGATCAAGTCAGGCTATGAACTTTTCAAGTGCCCCAGCAAGGGGCATTCCTTACTACAAAACCCTGATCCATCAGCATGGAGGGGAGAGGCAGGAGCCGCCTGAACAACAGCGATTGCAGTATGGAATGTATCACCAACCTGCTCCTCCGCAAACTGATGCTATGAACGGTGCTTCTATGGTTAACAGAGATACCAAATTGAGGCCAATGAAACTATGTGCTTACTTTAATGGTCCGAGGGGTTGTCGCAACGGAGCCAACTGCACTTTTCTACATGACACGTCAGCCAGGCAGGATGACTCAAAAGGCTCAAAAAGGATTAAGTTAGACAGCAGAATAGCTGGTCGAAATTGA